In the uncultured Methanobacterium sp. genome, one interval contains:
- a CDS encoding N-6 DNA methylase has protein sequence MKATPEEVEAVQVFSRQLVEDYGYDKNQIQTRPQFRVKARPSDRKKEYPVDIAVFSNEMKKDDDLCIIVECKSESRSDGIGQLEDYLRLSRATLGVWFNGNERIFLLKYEKAGKVLFEEIPNIPMKGQRIEDIGKFKRKDLKSTHNLKSIFKSIRNFLAGNTVGTTRDEELAKQIIDLVLCKLYDEKFTKPDDIVEFRAGIGESPKDVSLRVKKRFDAAKSVYKDILGAKDTIDLDDKSITYVVGELQNYCLMDAERDAVGDAFEVFVQKALKGGSGQFFTPKNVVKTAVEILDPNIDDKIIDPACGSGGFLVECLRHLHEKIEEKGKVYNWSEKLVDEEKIAKANSNLKGIEKDDFLSKISKAYMIIMGDGRGGIFCDDSLVNPNDWKNKTKSGVQLGTFDIVLTNPPFGKKISVSGEKKLSQYALGHKWSKNKKTNIWTKGKIKIKEAPQILFIERCLDLLKDGGKLGIVLPDGVLSNPSDAYIIQYLMERTELIGLIDLPKSTFLPYTPTKTHLLFLRKAKNPKKNYEFFMSYAKTCGHDKRGKEVFKDEIRSIPNYLDKLGETKKTSHLGFKMNIKDVENRILLPKYYNPDLENELEKYEKSGEFTVKSFGELQDEGIIKIMRGNEIGSENYGTGPIPFIRTSEVANWEIIADPTHCVHEDIYDLYKNKQEIKPEDILIVNDGTYLMGRSAMITDIDTKIIIQSHFKKITVLKKDKLSPHLLLALIGLEIVQRQIESKSFRQGTISTLGNRILEVKIPIPRTKKEQKKISNVIERIITKKREGKLISQNYKVLNKSENLMGIINKGRIGNLN, from the coding sequence GTGAAAGCTACGCCTGAAGAAGTTGAAGCTGTACAAGTTTTTTCAAGACAATTAGTTGAAGATTATGGTTATGATAAAAATCAAATCCAAACAAGACCCCAATTTAGAGTTAAAGCAAGACCATCTGATAGAAAAAAAGAGTACCCTGTTGATATTGCTGTTTTTTCAAACGAAATGAAAAAAGACGACGATTTATGTATTATAGTTGAATGTAAATCAGAATCAAGAAGTGATGGAATAGGTCAGCTAGAAGATTATTTAAGACTTTCAAGAGCCACATTAGGAGTATGGTTCAATGGCAATGAGAGGATATTCCTTCTTAAATACGAAAAAGCGGGAAAGGTGTTATTTGAAGAGATACCAAATATACCAATGAAAGGACAGAGAATAGAAGACATAGGAAAATTTAAAAGAAAAGATTTGAAATCCACACATAACTTAAAATCAATTTTTAAATCTATTAGGAACTTTTTAGCAGGGAATACTGTTGGAACTACTAGGGATGAAGAGTTAGCAAAGCAAATAATAGATCTTGTTTTATGTAAGTTATATGATGAAAAATTCACAAAACCCGATGATATTGTTGAATTTAGGGCAGGGATAGGGGAATCTCCAAAAGATGTTTCACTAAGAGTTAAAAAACGATTTGATGCAGCTAAATCTGTTTATAAAGATATTTTAGGTGCTAAAGATACTATTGATTTAGATGATAAATCCATTACTTATGTTGTAGGTGAACTTCAAAATTACTGTTTAATGGATGCCGAAAGAGATGCAGTTGGAGATGCGTTTGAAGTTTTTGTACAAAAAGCACTGAAGGGAGGATCAGGCCAGTTTTTTACACCAAAAAATGTTGTAAAAACAGCTGTTGAAATTTTAGATCCTAACATCGATGACAAAATAATAGATCCTGCTTGTGGGTCCGGCGGATTTTTAGTCGAATGTCTAAGACATCTTCATGAAAAAATAGAAGAAAAGGGCAAAGTTTATAATTGGTCCGAAAAACTTGTCGATGAAGAAAAAATAGCTAAAGCAAACAGTAATTTAAAGGGTATAGAAAAAGATGATTTTCTTAGTAAAATATCCAAAGCATACATGATAATAATGGGAGATGGGAGGGGGGGGATATTTTGTGATGATTCATTAGTAAATCCTAATGATTGGAAAAATAAAACAAAAAGTGGCGTACAGTTGGGCACTTTTGATATTGTTCTTACAAATCCCCCATTTGGGAAAAAAATATCAGTTAGTGGAGAAAAAAAGCTTTCCCAATATGCATTAGGTCATAAGTGGAGTAAAAATAAAAAAACTAATATTTGGACTAAAGGGAAGATTAAAATTAAGGAAGCCCCCCAAATACTTTTTATTGAAAGATGTTTAGACTTATTGAAAGATGGGGGAAAATTAGGTATAGTATTACCTGATGGAGTATTAAGTAACCCTAGTGATGCATATATTATCCAATATTTGATGGAAAGAACAGAATTAATTGGCCTCATAGATTTACCAAAGAGCACTTTTCTACCTTACACTCCAACCAAAACACATCTTTTATTTTTAAGAAAAGCAAAGAATCCTAAAAAAAATTATGAATTTTTCATGAGTTATGCAAAAACTTGTGGACATGATAAAAGAGGGAAAGAAGTATTCAAAGATGAAATAAGATCAATACCTAACTATTTAGATAAACTGGGTGAAACAAAAAAAACGAGTCATTTGGGCTTTAAAATGAATATTAAAGATGTTGAAAACAGAATATTATTACCAAAATATTATAATCCTGATTTAGAAAATGAGTTAGAAAAATATGAAAAATCTGGAGAATTTACAGTCAAATCTTTTGGGGAATTACAAGATGAAGGAATAATTAAAATAATGAGGGGAAATGAAATTGGGAGCGAAAATTATGGTACTGGCCCCATACCTTTTATCAGAACATCAGAAGTTGCGAATTGGGAAATAATTGCAGATCCTACTCATTGTGTTCATGAAGATATTTATGATTTATACAAAAATAAACAAGAAATTAAACCAGAAGATATTTTAATTGTCAATGATGGGACTTACTTGATGGGTAGAAGTGCTATGATCACCGACATTGATACTAAAATCATTATACAAAGCCATTTTAAAAAAATTACCGTTTTGAAAAAAGATAAGTTATCCCCCCATTTATTATTGGCTTTAATTGGCTTAGAGATAGTACAGCGCCAAATTGAATCCAAATCATTTAGACAAGGAACAATTTCTACATTAGGTAATAGAATATTAGAAGTAAAAATACCAATTCCTAGAACAAAAAAAGAACAAAAAAAGATTAGTAATGTTATTGAAAGGATAATAACAAAAAAAAGAGAAGGAAAACTTATTTCTCAAAATTATAAAGTACTAAATAAGTCTGAAAATTTAATGGGAATTATAAATAAAGGAAGAATAGGGAATTTAAATTAA
- a CDS encoding IS6 family transposase: MMCKNCGSSQIVKNGKVNNQQRYKCKECGKQFINNDNFARMRNKKHIIAVSMDLYYDGLSVRKIQRQISYLFKVKVSQVTIHNWITKYSVLVKEYVDTLKADLSDVWHTDETAIKIKGQQKWFWEIIDAETRFMVAEHLSNTRTIKDSTKLFMDARNRALQKPKIIYADGCFAYRKGFKKAFYSNKRCNRVDLVQNVGINGRVHQNKVERLHGTLKDMLRARRGMDNYEKTEAMLDGWFVYYNFLRPHSALGGKTPAEAAGINLDLDNRWESLIDLATKWKIKSKE, from the coding sequence ATGATGTGTAAAAATTGTGGATCTTCACAAATTGTCAAAAATGGCAAAGTAAACAACCAACAGCGCTATAAATGCAAAGAATGTGGAAAACAATTCATCAACAACGATAATTTTGCACGAATGAGAAACAAAAAACACATCATCGCCGTCTCAATGGACTTATACTATGATGGTCTTAGTGTACGTAAAATCCAAAGACAAATCAGTTACCTCTTCAAAGTCAAAGTATCACAAGTAACCATCCACAACTGGATAACAAAATACTCTGTACTAGTAAAAGAATACGTCGACACCCTCAAAGCTGATTTAAGTGATGTTTGGCACACCGATGAAACAGCTATCAAAATAAAAGGACAACAAAAATGGTTCTGGGAAATCATAGATGCCGAAACTAGATTCATGGTAGCTGAACATTTATCAAATACTAGAACTATCAAAGACAGTACAAAACTTTTCATGGATGCTCGGAACAGAGCACTCCAAAAACCAAAAATCATTTATGCGGATGGTTGCTTTGCATACCGTAAAGGATTCAAGAAAGCTTTTTACTCCAACAAACGATGTAACAGAGTTGATTTAGTTCAAAATGTTGGAATAAATGGGAGAGTACACCAAAACAAAGTTGAAAGACTTCATGGAACATTAAAAGACATGCTAAGAGCACGGAGAGGCATGGATAACTATGAAAAAACCGAAGCAATGTTAGACGGTTGGTTTGTATACTATAACTTTTTAAGGCCCCATAGTGCCTTAGGTGGTAAAACTCCTGCCGAAGCTGCAGGGATAAATCTGGACTTAGATAATAGATGGGAAAGTCTTATTGATTTAGCTACAAAATGGAAAATAAAATCTAAAGAATGA
- a CDS encoding class I SAM-dependent methyltransferase, which produces MEQWYQKLFNNYACKYEQESFTQGTIGEVDFLESEINHNKHCKILDVGCGTGRHAIELVKRGYRVTGVDLSENMLAKAMEQAAEAGVEIDFLKADARNLPFQDEFDLVIMICEGAFPLMETDEMNYQILESAAGTLNKNGGKLIFTTLNGLFPLFHSVKDFINSNSSQENRENNFDLLTFRDQYQLEIKDDDDQKMLLNCNERYYVPSEITWLLKSLGFSKIGIYGCKLGEFSRDDSLSTEDYEMLVIAEY; this is translated from the coding sequence ATGGAACAATGGTATCAAAAACTTTTTAACAACTATGCTTGTAAATATGAACAGGAATCATTCACCCAGGGAACAATAGGGGAAGTTGATTTTCTAGAATCTGAAATTAATCATAATAAACACTGTAAAATACTGGATGTGGGCTGTGGAACGGGTAGGCATGCCATTGAACTGGTCAAAAGAGGATACCGGGTCACAGGTGTTGATCTATCTGAAAATATGCTGGCTAAAGCCATGGAACAGGCAGCAGAAGCTGGAGTGGAAATAGATTTTCTAAAAGCAGATGCCAGAAACCTGCCATTTCAGGATGAATTTGATCTGGTCATCATGATCTGTGAAGGTGCATTTCCACTCATGGAAACCGATGAAATGAACTACCAAATCCTGGAAAGTGCAGCTGGTACTTTAAATAAAAACGGAGGAAAGTTAATATTCACCACTCTAAATGGACTATTTCCACTATTTCACTCGGTTAAGGATTTTATAAACTCCAATTCTTCTCAAGAAAATCGTGAAAACAATTTTGACCTTTTAACCTTCCGGGACCAATACCAGCTGGAAATTAAGGATGATGATGATCAGAAAATGTTGTTAAACTGTAACGAACGCTACTATGTACCATCAGAAATTACATGGCTACTGAAATCCCTGGGTTTTAGTAAAATAGGTATATATGGATGTAAACTGGGGGAATTCAGTCGTGATGATTCTCTGAGTACTGAAGATTATGAAATGCTGGTTATAGCTGAATATTAG